In Bradysia coprophila strain Holo2 unplaced genomic scaffold, BU_Bcop_v1 contig_350, whole genome shotgun sequence, a genomic segment contains:
- the LOC119081146 gene encoding extracellular serine/threonine protein kinase four-jointed, which produces MYDKRSIECGDKDQDTDSLSTAMLRRRAFQRRACILSVMAAFSLGLILGVLMPMFGFGARVFTGYPIKQTNNTLSNRPISSLHHHNDIPDIHFPTIYDIQKNKKRNDKDSYAVSFVTDEKLSAETVFKNAFHLDNNKGTNTMTVKKLDASDGSIKEFTVQRTTDGLFRKSPEVRISKPFLTDKILSPVNDDKYASVEFVQQENVQDGDPHGIVDDDIYWSEKIEKSLPQGFSKQQTDDWNEYVATAAVTKLEIGCGRMQNRMVVFQDGKKACARYRQNTDQIQGELFSFFLGQLLNLSNLAPSAASVIDLRSHTWQSATNDIQNAQWKSFKPVVLTKWLPDLESAGIPKPFQPLERHLNKMDIHNISLDLDLPKPQRNLLERLMPSKNASSAQTVLIPTELSEKALSRFIELAQWSDLIVFDYLIANLDRVVNNLYNFQWNADIMAAPAHNLAKQIDSDLLVFLDNESGLLHGYRLLKKYEAYHGLLLDNLCIFRRPTIKALQQLRENGVGNELQNVFERTTISSVRDVLPSLPEKSIKILNDRIDRVLGQVQKCQEVFSSR; this is translated from the coding sequence ATGTATGACAAACGATCTATCGAATGTGGCGATAAAGATCAAGACACTGACTCACTATCGACTGCAATGTTAAGAAGGCGAGCATTTCAGCGACGAGCGTGTATCTTAAGCGTAATGGCAGCTTTTTCGCTCGGATTAATTTTGGGCGTTCTTATGCCGATGTTTGGCTTCGGCGCTAGAGTTTTCACCGGCTATCCAATCAAGCAAACGAACAACACACTATCGAATCGACCGATATCGTCGCTACATCATCACAACGATATACCAGACATTCATTTTCCCACCATCTATGACATTCAAAAGAATAAGAAACGGAATGATAAGGATTCATATGCCGTGTCCTTTGTAACCGATGAGAAACTATCAGCTGAAACAGTCTTCAAAAATGCATTCCATTTGGATAATAATAAGGGCACGAATACGATGACAGTTAAGAAACTCGATGCGAGTGATGGAAGTATCAAAGAATTTACCGTGCAACGAACTACCGACGGCCTTTTTCGCAAGAGTCCAGAAGTGCGTATATCAAAGCCGTTTTTGACTGACAAAATATTGTCGCCCGTAAATGACGACAAATATGCTTCGGTTGAATTCGTCCAGCAAGAAAATGTACAAGATGGTGACCCTCATGGCATTGTCGATGACGATATTTATTGGAgcgagaaaatcgagaaatcgTTACCGCAAGGTTTTAGCAAACAGCAAACCGATGATTGGAATGAATATGTTGCAACAGCTGCTGTGACAAAGTTAGAAATTGGATGTGGTCGAATGCAGAATCGTATGGTTGTATTCCAAGATGGGAAAAAGGCCTGTGCACGGTATCGACAAAATACCGATCAAATTCAGGGAGAGTTGTTCAGCTTCTTTTTGGGGCAGCTACTGAATTTAAGTAATTTAGCACCCAGTGCTGCTTCAGTCATTGACTTGAGGTCACACACATGGCAGTCGGCAACCAATGACATCCAAAACGCTCAATGGAAATCATTCAAACCTGTTGTTCTGACCAAATGGCTACCCGATCTCGAATCAGCCGGCATTCCAAAACCATTTCAACCACTGGAACGTCATCTCAACAAAATGGACATTCACAACATATCGCTGGACTTGGATTTACCTAAGCCGCAACGAAATTTATTGGAACGATTGATGCCATCGAAAAACGCATCGTCAGCTCAAACGGTGTTGATTCCAACGGAACTGAGCGAAAAAGCTCTGTCACGATTCATCGAACTTGCTCAATGGTCGGACTTGATAGTGTTCGACTATTTAATAGCAAATTTAGATAGAGTCGTCAACAATTTGTACAATTTCCAGTGGAATGCCGACATAATGGCAGCGCCAGCACACAATCTGGCCAAACAAATTGACTCCGATCTATTGGTATTCCTTGACAACGAATCCGGTTTACTGCACGGCTATCGATTGCTCAAGAAATATGAAGCCTATCATGGTCTTTTGCTGGATAATTTATGCATATTCCGTCGACCGACAATCAAAGCACTGCAACAACTTCGAGAAAATGGTGTTGGCAATGAATTGCagaatgtttttgaacgaaCAACAATAAGCAGTGTACGCGATGTGCTGCCATCGCTTCCCgagaaatcaataaaaatattaaacgaTCGCATCGATCGGGTTTTAGGACAAGTGCAAAAGTGTCAAGAAGTATTTTCAAGTAGGTAA